The DNA sequence TGCCGCACGGCGTTCGGTGACGCTGGTCTCGCCGTCCAAGACCTTTAATATTGCCGGGCTTGGTGCTTCCGTGGCGATCATCCCGGATAAAACCTTACGCGAGCGATTTAAGGCAATACGTCAGGGCATCGTTCCGCCAGTGGATATTCTGTCGCTGGTGGCCGCCAATGCGGCCTGGCGTGACGGTCAGGCCTGGCTTGACGAACAGCTGGCCTATTTACAGAAGTCGCGCGATCTTTTGGTAAAACGCATCAATGCTATCGAGGGGCTTTCCGTTGTCGCGCCGGAAGCCAGCTATCTTGCGTGGATTGATGCCAGCAAGCTCAACGTCGCCAGCCCGGCGCTGTTTTTTGAACGACACGGGCTGGGCTTTTCGCCGGGACGGGATTTTGGAGATGACGGCTTCGTCCGCTTCAATTTTGGCTGCCCGCGCGACCTGATTGATGAAGCTATAAAAAGGATGGAAAAGGCAGTGCGTACCCTGCCTCTCCGGGTCGTTTTATAACTCGCTTTCCACAATCTCTTTCAGGCTCCAGGGATGGAACTTGATGGTGACGGTACCGTTTGAGACGGCCAGCGTCGGGTTCGGCAGGCGCTCGCCCTCGCCTTTTGGCGCGCTGTTTTTGATCGACAGACCTGGCTTACTCAACCCTTCATCGGCAAACAGCGCCAGCGCCCTGGCGCTCAACGTATGCGGATCGCCGCTTAAAACAATCTCAACGTGCTCCCAACCTTCATGCCGGTAGACCTTTTCACCCGGCCAGGGCAGCTCAACCACACTGATTTCCCATGGCCCTACTTTTAGCGGCGTTGTTAACTCAAATAGCGCAATTGGGCGCCCGTGAATCGCTTTTTCAGAAAACAGCACACCATGCTGTAAAAAGCCTTTTTTCCAGCGTTCTGCGGTGGCGGACTGATGACAACGCACGGCGATATGGTCAGCTTTCAGCGCATCCAGCTGTAGCCCTAACCGGTCCGCCAGATCGTAAAGAGATCGTAAAAAACGTGATGAATCATTAGCTAAATCGGCTAATTCTTCCGCGAAATGACCTTCAAACATCTTTTAACCTCGCGCTTACTGTAATTATCTTAATCATTGTGAATTTTATACTCCGCTTGTTCGGGCCAGCTATTCTGTTGAATATTTAAATATCCACCAGTAAAACTTATAAAAAATTGGAAAAAACTGCCTTTTATTGAGTTTAGATTGGCTTTGTTTCAGCGATTTTTCTGAAAAAGAGTTTTTAACTTTCTGTTTTTGTTTAGTTAAATTTATACAATGCGACTATTCTTAAATCGCTGGCCCTGACTTGTAGGGTATTCTTGTTCCTTATAGATTTGTCCCGCTACTTACACAAGGAATAGCAAAATGCTTATGTTGATGCTCGTCGCAGTGCTCATCGTAATGATGGGCTTTGCTCTGGTGCGCCACTGGAAGGTACGCGGTAAAACGACTATTACCAGTCCTTACCGCCCTGGTCGTCGTCGCTCCTGAATATTCGCAGGAAACGACCGTTTCCTGCGCCCCTGTGCCCTTCAGTCCATCAGGCACCTGGATAATCCACTCTGAAATGCAGTATACTTTTCCCCTTCTTTTTTGAGCAGTGCCAGTGTACAGCAGATCGCTCTGCTGGCGGGCGCTGACGGAATGACCGCCTGCGATTATCCCCGCAGGCATTTCAGCATATAAGGTAACTCGGTGAATATTCAGGCTCTTCTTTCAGATAAAGTCAGTCAGGCGATGATCGCAGCAGGGGCTCCGGCCGGTTGCGAATCGCAGGTACGGCAGTCAGCCAAAGCACAGTTTGGTGATTACCAGGCTAACGGCATCATGGCGGTAGCAAAGAAACTGGGTAAAGCCCCGCGACAACTGGCTGAAGAAGTCCTGAACCATCTCGATCTGCAAGGTATTGCCAGCAAAGTCGAAATTGCCGGCCCGGGCTTTATTAATCTGTTTCTGGATGCCAAATGGCTTTCAGCGCAGGTGGATAACGTCGTTAATGCGCCGCGCCTTGGCATTACGCCAGTAACGCCGCAAACCGTTGTGATTGATTATTCTGCGCCAAACGTCGCGAAAGAGATGCACGTAGGGCATGTGCGTTCGACCATTATTGGCGATGCTGCCGTCCGTACGCTGGAATTCCTTGGTCATAATGTCATCCGCGCTAACCACGTGGGTGACTGGGGCACGCAGTTCGGTATGCTGATTGCTTTTCTGGAAAAACAGCAGAATGAGCATCATGAAGAGATCGCGCTGGCCGACCTGGAAGTGTTCTATCGTGAAGCCAAGCGCACTTATGATGAAGATCCGGCCTTCGCTGAACGCGCGCGCGGCTACGTAGTGAAGCTTCAGGGCGGTGATGAATACTGCCGTAAGATGTGGAAAAAGCTGGTCGACATTACGATGTCGCAGAACCAGAAAATTTATGACCGCATGAACGTGACGCTGAGCCGTAAAGATGTGATGGGCGAAAGCCTGTACAACGATATGCTGCCCGGCATTGTGGCCGATCTGAAAGCGAAAGGCCTGGCGGTCGAGAGCGAAGGCGCGACCGTGGTCTTCCTGGACGAATACAAGAACAAAGACGGCGAGCCGATGGGGGTGATCATCCAGAAAAAGGATGGTGGCTATCTCTATACCACCACCGACATCGCCTGCGCCAAATATCGCTTTGAGACCCTGCATGCGGATCGCGTGCTCTATTACATCGATTCCCGCCAGCACCAGCATCTGCAACAGGCGTGGACTATCGTACGCAAAGCCGGTTACGTGCCTGAATCTGTACCGCTGGAGCATCACGCATTCGGCATGATGCTGGGCAAAGACGGCAAGCCGTTCAAAACCCGTGCGGGCGGCACGATCAAATTATCCGATCTGCTTGATGAAGCGGTCGAACGCGCCACGCGTCTGGTGAGCGAGAAAAACCCCGATATGCCTGCTGAAGAACTTAAGCAGCTGGCAAACACCGTTGGGATTGGCGCAGTGAAATACGCCGATCTCTCCAAGAGTCGCACCACGGATTACGTGTTCGACTGGGACAACATGCTGGCGTTTGAAGGTAATACCGCGCCTTATATGCAGTATGCCTACACCCGCGTGCTGTCGGTGTTCCGTAAAGCGGGTATCAACGAAGCTGAAGTTCAGGGTAAAACTGCCATTACCGAAGATCGTGAGGCAGCGCTGGCCGTACGCCTGTTGCAGTTCGAAGAGACCATCACTCAGGTTGCGCGTGACGGTACGCCGCACGTGATGTGTGCTTATTTATACGATCTGGCCGGTTTGTTCTCCGGATTCTACGAGCACTGCCCAATTCTGTCTGCGGAAGACGAAGCCACGAAGCAGAGCCGCCTGACGCTGGCGCTGCTGACGGCAAAAACGCTGAAGCAGGGTCTGGAAACGCTGGGTATCGAAACCGTAGAACGTATGTAACGCACAGCGCATTCTGTTAACGCTCAGGGGACGATTTTCGTCCCCTGAGCTTATTGACATAGTGCAGGCACGAGGAACACTGGCCTTCCACAAAGACGCAAAAAGCGGCATCCGTGCCGGCTCGGCCCGGGCCGTCCATGGCCCAGGACGCTTTGTTCCAGGCCAGTGTTCCCCGTGCTTTGAGTTTGTCAGCCGTCTGAGGGGACGATTTTCGTCCCCTTTTTGATGGGTAAATCCTTTAACTCCCCAACCACACCGCCTCCCTTCGCATCAACTTGTAAACCATAGTCTATGATTGAGTTCGTATATCGCCTGTTATTTAAACGTTTAGCGAGGCAATCGAATGGAGTCCAGAGCGTTTCTTAAAAGTTGGGGGGCCGATTATGTGGCCGCCGATACCGTTCGCTTTCGTGTCTGGGCAACCGGCCAGCAAAAAGTGACACTGCAACTTTCCGGCAAAGCGCACGAGATGCGTCGCAATGAAGAGGGCTGGTTTGAACTCGAGGTACCCGGCGTGGTCCCCGGTTCGGAATATAATTTTGTTCTTGCCGATGGCCTGGTGTTACCCGATCCGGCTTCACGGGCGCAAAAGGCCGACGTCAACGGCCCTTCTCTGGTCATCGATCCTACGGCTTATCGCTGGCAAACCAGCGCCTGGCAGGGTCGCCCCTGGGAACAAACCGTAGTCTATGAAATGCACATCGGCACTTTTACGCCAGAAGGCACTTTTCAGGCTGCCATAGAGAAGCTGCCCGCGCTGGCCGAGCTTGGCATCACGATGCTTGAGATCCTGCCGGTCTCCCAGTTCGGCGGTAATCGTGGCTGGGGTTACGATGGCGTGCTGCTTTACGCCCCGCACTCCGCCTATGGCTCGCCGGACGATTTCAAAGCTTTTGTTGATGCCGCGCATTCCCATGGCCTCTCTGTCGTGCTGGATATCGTCCTCAACCATTTTGGCCCGGAAGGCAATTATTTGCCGCGGCTGTCGCCCGATTTTTTCCACAAGGAACGGATGACGCCGTGGGGGGCGGGCATCGCTTATGATGTGGATGCCGCCCGCCGCTATATTGTCGAAGCCCCGCTCTACTGGCTAAAGGAATATCATCTTGACGGTCTGCGTTTTGATGCCATCGATCAGATCGAAGATATTTCTGATAAGCACGCGCTGATTGAGATTGCAGAACGCATTCGTGCAGAGATTACCGACCGCCCCATTCATCTGACCACCGAAGACAGCCGTAACGTTATTTTTCTGCATCCGCGCGAAGCAGACGGTGCCGTGCCGCTGTTTACCGGCGAATGGAATGACGATTTCCACAATGCCGTGCACGTCTTTGCTACCGGCGAAACCCAGGCCTATTATCGCGATTTTGCCAACGCGCCGGAAAAGCTTATCGCTCGCATTCTGACGGAAGGCTTTGCCTATCAGGGCGAGGTTTCGCCCCAGTCAGGCAAAAAACGCGGCGTAAAAAGCACCGACCAGCCGCCAGTGGCTTTTGTGGATTTCATTCAGAATCACGATCAGGTCGGCAATCGCGCGCAGGGTGAAAGGCTGATTACGCTGGCCGGTGCCGAACGCACGAAAGTTCTGCTTGCCCTGCTGCTCTGTTCACCGCATATCCCGCTGCTGTTTATGGGCGAGGAGTATGGCGAGACCCATCCTTTCCTGTTTTTCACTGATTTTCATGGCGATCTTGCCAAAGCGGTGCGTAAAGGACGGGCGGAAGAGTTTGAAGGTCATGATGGCGAAGACGTGCCCGATCCCAACGCAAAAAGTACCTTTGACGCCTCAAAACTGAACTGGCAGGCGCTGGAAACGGAGGACGGCAAAGCGTGGCTGGCCTTTACCCGTAAGCTGTTAACGCTGCGTCAGCAGCATATCGTGCCGCTGCTGGCGACCGCTGGCGGTAACTCGGGCAGCGTACTGAAAACGGCGGAAGGTTTTGTTGCCGTTAGCTGGACGTTCCCGCAGGGTACGCTGTCGCTGGCGCTGAATATTGGCGCAACGCCGCAGCCGCTGCCTGACCTGCCTGGCGAAACGATTTTTGCCTGGCCGGAAGTGGAAAACGGGCTGCCACAAAATGCCATTATTGTCCGTCTTGATGCGGGAGAGAAAAAGTGAAAGTACCAACATCGACTTACCGTATCCAGTTCCGTAACGGCATGACCTTTGATCGCGCCGTCGGCCTGATCCCTTATTTACAGCGGCTCGGCATCAGCCATTTTTACGCCTCGCCGATTTTTACCGCGTTGTCCGGCTCCACTCATGGCTATGACGTCACCGATGCTAACGAGATCGATCCGGCGATCGGTGGCCGTGAAGGATTTGATCGCCTGGCTAACGCATTGAAAGAGGCTGGCATTGGTCTGATTCTGGATATTGTGCCGAACCATATGGCCTCGTCGCTGGAAAATGCCTGGTGGTATGACGTCATCGAACACGGCGAGAAGAGCCGTTACGCACACCATTTCGACATTGACTGGTCGCGTCGTCTGACCTTGCCGTTCCTCGGCGATACCTTTGAGAAGGCGCTGGAAAATGGCGAAATCGCGATAAAACCCGATCCCAAAACCGGCAGACCGGCTTTAGCCTGTTACGACGCTTTCTATCCGCTGGCACCTGAAAGCTGGCAGGACGACCCGGACGGCGTGCTGCAAATAACGGATAAAGCGAAAATCGCTGAACTGCATGACCGTCAACCCTGGCGGCTGATGTCCTGGCGGGATGCGCCGCACGATCTCTCCTTCCGCCGATTTTTTGAAATCACCGGGCTGGTCGGCGTGCGCGTTGAAGATCCGACCGTTTTTGATGATACCCATCGCTTGATCCTTGAGCTGGTTCACGCCGGCGCGGTTAACGGTCTGCGGATCGATCATGTCGACGGCCTGGCCGATCCCAAAGCGTATCTTGAGCGGCTTCGCCAGCAGGCAGGTGAAGCCTGTTATATCACGGTGGAAAAAATCCTCGGTGAAGGCGAACAACTTCCCGCTGACTGGCCCATATCCGGTACGACCGGCTACGAGTTTATCGCCTCGCTGTCTAACGCGCTGGTTGACGGGCAACAGCTTGCCGCGCTGCGCGACGCCTACAGTGATGAGCTTGGCAAGCCGGTGAATATTTCTGCCGAACTGCGCGCGGCTAAGCTGCTGATGGTCGGCAAGAATTTTGAAGGCGAATTTACCCTCCTGCTGCGGCTGGCGGCGGCGATCGCGGAAACCGAAGGCGTGACGTTAGAAGAAGAGACGCTGGGTAAAGCCCTGCGTGAACTGCTGGTGGCCTTCCCGGTCTATCGCACTTACGGCACCGCAGCCGGTTTGCCACCCGCGGACAGTGCGCTGCTGCAAAAGATTGCTGACAAGGTCAGAGCGGGCGTAAATGCGCCTGATGCCGACGCGCTGGATTTCCTGCTGCGCCTTCTCGCCGGTGAAATTTCTGCCGCTGTTGCAGACAAGGCGACGACGTTCCGCACCAAATTCCAGCAGCTTACCGGCCCGCTGATGGCGAAATCGGTGGAGGATACGCTATTTTTCCGGCAGAACATGGCGCTGGCGCTGAACGAAGTCGGTGCCGAGCCGGTACCGCGGACCTTCTCAACCGCACTCTTCCATGCAGAAATGCAAACGCGCCTTGAACGGCAGCCGGATGCCCTCTCCGCCACCTCCACGCATGATACCAAGCGCGGCGAAGATGCCAGAGCGAGGCTTTACACGCTGACCGAAGCGCCGGATCTTTGGGCGGAGTATGTTAGCCGCTGGCGGGAGATGAACCATTCGGCGGTCAAAGCGCTTGAGGATGGTGTGGCGCCCAAACCCAGCGTGGAGTGGATGCTCTATCAGGCGCTGGCGGGCCTCTGGCCACCGCGTCTTCAGCCGCAGGATAAAGCTGCGCTGAAAGCGCTGGAAGAACGGTTTTTACCCTTTGTGGAAAAAGCGCTGCGGGAAGCCAAATCACGCACCAACTGGGGCGACAGCAACGATCCTTATGAAGAAGCGGTGCTCGGTTATGCCAGCCACCTGCTCTCGCCGGACAATCAGGCCTTTTTGCAGGATTTTCACCAGTCACTCCAGCCGTTTATCCGCGCCGGTCTTGTCAACACGCTTACCCAAACCATTGTTAAGCTGACTGCGCCGGGCATACCCGACATTTACCAGGGTAGCG is a window from the Pantoea sp. CCBC3-3-1 genome containing:
- a CDS encoding VOC family protein, with the protein product MFEGHFAEELADLANDSSRFLRSLYDLADRLGLQLDALKADHIAVRCHQSATAERWKKGFLQHGVLFSEKAIHGRPIALFELTTPLKVGPWEISVVELPWPGEKVYRHEGWEHVEIVLSGDPHTLSARALALFADEGLSKPGLSIKNSAPKGEGERLPNPTLAVSNGTVTIKFHPWSLKEIVESEL
- the treY gene encoding malto-oligosyltrehalose synthase, yielding MTFDRAVGLIPYLQRLGISHFYASPIFTALSGSTHGYDVTDANEIDPAIGGREGFDRLANALKEAGIGLILDIVPNHMASSLENAWWYDVIEHGEKSRYAHHFDIDWSRRLTLPFLGDTFEKALENGEIAIKPDPKTGRPALACYDAFYPLAPESWQDDPDGVLQITDKAKIAELHDRQPWRLMSWRDAPHDLSFRRFFEITGLVGVRVEDPTVFDDTHRLILELVHAGAVNGLRIDHVDGLADPKAYLERLRQQAGEACYITVEKILGEGEQLPADWPISGTTGYEFIASLSNALVDGQQLAALRDAYSDELGKPVNISAELRAAKLLMVGKNFEGEFTLLLRLAAAIAETEGVTLEEETLGKALRELLVAFPVYRTYGTAAGLPPADSALLQKIADKVRAGVNAPDADALDFLLRLLAGEISAAVADKATTFRTKFQQLTGPLMAKSVEDTLFFRQNMALALNEVGAEPVPRTFSTALFHAEMQTRLERQPDALSATSTHDTKRGEDARARLYTLTEAPDLWAEYVSRWREMNHSAVKALEDGVAPKPSVEWMLYQALAGLWPPRLQPQDKAALKALEERFLPFVEKALREAKSRTNWGDSNDPYEEAVLGYASHLLSPDNQAFLQDFHQSLQPFIRAGLVNTLTQTIVKLTAPGIPDIYQGSEGLNYSLVDPDNRREPNYSALEQQLAAQAKPDFSHEEAWFSGQLKQQVIAQILHARQQQPTLFRHGDYLPLDASGEQAERVLAFARTLNDTVLIVVTPRLVFSTEEVPLSNPKRWAETAIALSGALANREYRDLLSGERRRVGDTLDLASGTGHALVLLSESP
- the treZ gene encoding malto-oligosyltrehalose trehalohydrolase, whose amino-acid sequence is MESRAFLKSWGADYVAADTVRFRVWATGQQKVTLQLSGKAHEMRRNEEGWFELEVPGVVPGSEYNFVLADGLVLPDPASRAQKADVNGPSLVIDPTAYRWQTSAWQGRPWEQTVVYEMHIGTFTPEGTFQAAIEKLPALAELGITMLEILPVSQFGGNRGWGYDGVLLYAPHSAYGSPDDFKAFVDAAHSHGLSVVLDIVLNHFGPEGNYLPRLSPDFFHKERMTPWGAGIAYDVDAARRYIVEAPLYWLKEYHLDGLRFDAIDQIEDISDKHALIEIAERIRAEITDRPIHLTTEDSRNVIFLHPREADGAVPLFTGEWNDDFHNAVHVFATGETQAYYRDFANAPEKLIARILTEGFAYQGEVSPQSGKKRGVKSTDQPPVAFVDFIQNHDQVGNRAQGERLITLAGAERTKVLLALLLCSPHIPLLFMGEEYGETHPFLFFTDFHGDLAKAVRKGRAEEFEGHDGEDVPDPNAKSTFDASKLNWQALETEDGKAWLAFTRKLLTLRQQHIVPLLATAGGNSGSVLKTAEGFVAVSWTFPQGTLSLALNIGATPQPLPDLPGETIFAWPEVENGLPQNAIIVRLDAGEKK
- the argS gene encoding arginine--tRNA ligase, whose product is MNIQALLSDKVSQAMIAAGAPAGCESQVRQSAKAQFGDYQANGIMAVAKKLGKAPRQLAEEVLNHLDLQGIASKVEIAGPGFINLFLDAKWLSAQVDNVVNAPRLGITPVTPQTVVIDYSAPNVAKEMHVGHVRSTIIGDAAVRTLEFLGHNVIRANHVGDWGTQFGMLIAFLEKQQNEHHEEIALADLEVFYREAKRTYDEDPAFAERARGYVVKLQGGDEYCRKMWKKLVDITMSQNQKIYDRMNVTLSRKDVMGESLYNDMLPGIVADLKAKGLAVESEGATVVFLDEYKNKDGEPMGVIIQKKDGGYLYTTTDIACAKYRFETLHADRVLYYIDSRQHQHLQQAWTIVRKAGYVPESVPLEHHAFGMMLGKDGKPFKTRAGGTIKLSDLLDEAVERATRLVSEKNPDMPAEELKQLANTVGIGAVKYADLSKSRTTDYVFDWDNMLAFEGNTAPYMQYAYTRVLSVFRKAGINEAEVQGKTAITEDREAALAVRLLQFEETITQVARDGTPHVMCAYLYDLAGLFSGFYEHCPILSAEDEATKQSRLTLALLTAKTLKQGLETLGIETVERM